The genomic segment TGAGTAATGACCCAGAAATTTATTCCCGTGTATTGATAATAGATTTGACAGCCGCATTGAGTAAGGTAAGGGCAAGCGGTGCAACAAGCAATGTTATCATCATTGGTGACGCCAAAACCAGAAATTCCGCCTATGTACGTGGCGCATCCGGTACAACTTTCTCCGATGTTTACATCGGCTACATCAAACGAGATGATGAGCATTTTACAACTTCATGGCAAATAACTGGTTCAGCTAATCCATATGGGAAAGAATCTTTAACGAGATGTCAAATACATACAATGACAATAGACCAAAGGTCAAGTGTGTTGTGCATAAATCCACTGAATTATTCTGTTACTTGGGATATAGATACTGAATATGGAGTATTACTAAATGAAGAAAAACATGGTTTTGTTGATTTATATTTAATGAATACCATTAAGGGAAATCCAAATTTTTCGAGTGTAACGGCATTTGTCGAACCGACACGTATAACAACTACAGGTGGTAAACCAATTTGCGTTGACGTAGTAATTGGTACTGACACATATTATACCATGCCACACGAGGCTCATGCACACAGCATGAAAGTAATGGTTCCTCAAGGAACTCCTCCGAATACTTATGAAATACCTCATGCTACGGATTTCGTGGCGAATCAAATAATGTTGAACGTAGCAAGTTTTGCAGACTCAAAAGAATATATAGATGATTATAGTATAGATAGACCTTTAGGTGGTGGAATTATATTCAAAGTTGATTGGAGCATTGGCGGAACAAGCAATGCAACCGTAACTCAAGAGCAATATTGGGGATATGGAGATGATAGGAGCAGACCCGATGAAAAGGAACTTCCATAGCCTTCATGAATTTGCCTCACCAACTCGCTTTTACCCCTTTCACAAACAAATAGCACAATTTGTAGTTGTCTGGTATGTGTTACACCTGACGGTAAAAACATCTGCTGTACTTGTGTTATAGATAAATAACCACTTCGTGGTAAAAAAAGGCAAAAAACGATAAAGCGTTTTATTCCTTTTTCTTAATCCCATAAATCATACAAATCATAGTTCAGACAGGAATAAAAAAAAGCAAGGAATTTATATCCCTTGCTTAATTAATATTATTTTATCACGTCTGTTGTAACAACCGGCGTGAAGATTTATCTCACTACATTCAAAGCTTTAGTTAAAGTGTAACCATTGAAATTTAAAGTGCAATAATAAGTGCCAGTTGGTAAATTTGCAGCCGAAAAATTAGCTTGCCATAACCCTTTTTCAGTGAATTGATTGCGTACATTTAAAATCTTTTGTCCCAATGAGTTGTAAATATCCATCGTAACTAATCCCGAATGGTCTAATTGGTAATTAATATAGCCCTCATCATCAATCGGATTAGGAGATACACTAAGTATTCTAAAGTTATAATTCTCTTCGTTCACACTCGAAACATTGCAAACGCCTTCGGGTCTTTGAAGTGCGGGATTTCCTATTGTCTCCGGGTTCATAGCATCGTATGATGCAACCAGAATATGATTACGAATTGAGGTTGTAACTACATAATTCTGAATGAAGTAAGGGTAATTATACCTTGGGTCTGAAGGATTTGTGAATTTTACTGTTATATTTTCTAAAATCGGAATATTATTCAAACTTGGAATTATAGTCGGTATATAAGTACATTTATTAAACCAAATATCATCAGTTAAATTCTGTGGAGCAGACCATTGTGTACCGTTTACGGGTCTGTAGGAAATAAAAATATCCGTAGATAATATTGAATCTAATATTCCGGAGCCAATGATTGACACAGGTGGTTCTAAGCAGACAAGCTCATCCCGAAAGTCAATCCACTTTGCTACCAAATATTGTCCGTCGGCAGTCATGGATAATTGTAGTTCGTGTTGGCGAGAATTTTCCATGATAACATCTTGCTCTATTGACGCACTTGTATCTTGAATTACATAAGGAATTCTCCCCTTAAAGGTCGAAACTTGTCTCAATCCCCATTGCCCGTCTTTTCTGAATGCTTCTACTATATATGCATTACTCGATTCTGTTGAAGCCCAACTAATTATTCTATAAATAAAGCTATATTCATCTTCTGCAACTACTTTAAAGCCATTAGAACTATAAGGATAATTCCCCGGCATAGGTACACCGATGCTTGTGCTGCCACCTGTAAAAGTAATGAAATCTTCTAATATTGACTTAGACATTTTGTTAAATTCACCATAAGTTTTACCATTATCAACTGATTTTGCTACACCTACAACTCTGTCTCTTCCGTCCTCTTCGTATGGGAGAAAATAATTATTTACGGCTGTATAGACATTTCCTGTCGGGTCAACGTCAATTTCAATTTGTCCCTGGTAAGATGAAGTCATTGCTGCACTGGGTCTGAATTTGTCATGTCTAAATTGTTCAGGAATTGACGAGCCTACATCAGAGTCATCTATATTAATAAAGCCAACTCCATACGAGCCGTATTGGGAGAACTCATTAACCGGCGATAATATACCCGCTGTATAAACCCAATTACCGTTTTCACGTTCAGATGGGACGTTGTTGGTCATTGTCCATCTCTGCTGATTACCAGGGTTTTCAGATAAAGGTCCAATTTCATCGTATTCGAGATAATTCCAATTATTTCCCTCAAAAATTAGGTATTTACAACCATATAGCCCAAGTACAGGTACACCGTTTACCCAATTCGTAGTAAAATATCGGTTATTAATTACATAGAGAAAATCAGCCGGGTCTGTTGAATTATTTGGGTTTAATACTGCAACTGAAGGATTAGTAGGAATTTCTCCCCATTTGCGATAAATTTCGTGTTTCTGCCAATTCTCTCCTCCATCTTGCGAAGTATAGAGATATAAAAAGCCCGTGAAATCTGCTGTATCCGACCCTTCAGGCAATCTTGCGCGGCTGGATTGGGCAAGTATCAACGTACCGGATTTCGGCTCGTAAACGAATGGATTCACTCCGGGAAAAAATGTGTTCGAAAATAAATTGAAAGCAATATCCAATTCTTTGTATTTGCCCATCAACAGAGGCGATATATCCTTATCATAGCCTAAGTAGGGCGAGCTCTCGCTAATTATTGATTCAATCTCATGATTGGGCATTGGTGCAGGTATTGATTCATTCAAGACTTTGCCCTGAGAAACAACAATTACGGGGAAAAACATGAACACAAAAAGTTTGTAAATATAACTTGTCATAACTACTCCTTAAATTTATGAACAAATACTTTCTGATAATTTCAAATCAGATGAAAGTTAAATTAAGTATTTTGTGCTAATCTGCAAAATAAATTTGGCTTTTTTTTCTGCAAATCAAACAAAATATTTGCCATATGTATAGAAATTTCTATAATTATATTATGAATCCGGCAAATCTATCATATTGGGTTCAATTTTGATTCCTTTTCAATCGCAATAAAGTCCTAACGTTAATACATCTATTCACCTCAATTCAGGCATATTTTTATCTCATTTTGGGAAAAATTCATATTTTGCATAAAAAATCCTCTAAAAACAAGTAAAAAAAGCTAAAAAATCTGTTAAAGTGTGCTTATATCATTGCTATTTCAAGTATATTTTTATTTTTGTAATTAACATCAACTAATTTGAGAAAAAAATGACCTTAGTGAAATTCTCGCTGATAATGATTGCATTTCAATTGTTAAGTATTTGTGCCACTTTTGCAAACGATACAACTAAATCCAAGTACGGAGTATATGGCGGAATCAACCCAAATTTCCATTCCGCTCAATTCACAAATTTGCCGGGCATCCCCAATTGTTGCCCACGCTTTGAATCAGGCTCAGGGCTTGGATACAACTTTGGTGTGCTCTACGAGCACCGCCTTGGCAAAGAATTCAGCTTGGGTGTGAGATTGGGACTGCATTCCCTTAGCGGTACTCTGTCAGCAGAGGAGGAAACCACTGTTATCACGCCAACAGGTCCATTAAACGGTATGTTTGAGCATACTGTAGAAAGTGGTTTCATGAATGTTGGTTTAGAGCCGGCGCTAATTTATTCACCGACACCAAGATTCAATATCAGCTTAGGTATGAGAGTCGGACAAAATCTGACTTATACTTTCAATCAAGTTGAAACAATCATTCAGCCTGAAGGTGTGGGTACTTTTATGGATGAAGACGGTAACGACACCAGAAAACGGACCCGAAACGAATTTGAAGGTGATTTGCCCGATGCAAACACTTTTCAGATGGCTTTGTTTTCCGGGCTAAGTTACGAA from the Candidatus Kapaibacterium sp. genome contains:
- a CDS encoding T9SS type A sorting domain-containing protein; this translates as MTSYIYKLFVFMFFPVIVVSQGKVLNESIPAPMPNHEIESIISESSPYLGYDKDISPLLMGKYKELDIAFNLFSNTFFPGVNPFVYEPKSGTLILAQSSRARLPEGSDTADFTGFLYLYTSQDGGENWQKHEIYRKWGEIPTNPSVAVLNPNNSTDPADFLYVINNRYFTTNWVNGVPVLGLYGCKYLIFEGNNWNYLEYDEIGPLSENPGNQQRWTMTNNVPSERENGNWVYTAGILSPVNEFSQYGSYGVGFINIDDSDVGSSIPEQFRHDKFRPSAAMTSSYQGQIEIDVDPTGNVYTAVNNYFLPYEEDGRDRVVGVAKSVDNGKTYGEFNKMSKSILEDFITFTGGSTSIGVPMPGNYPYSSNGFKVVAEDEYSFIYRIISWASTESSNAYIVEAFRKDGQWGLRQVSTFKGRIPYVIQDTSASIEQDVIMENSRQHELQLSMTADGQYLVAKWIDFRDELVCLEPPVSIIGSGILDSILSTDIFISYRPVNGTQWSAPQNLTDDIWFNKCTYIPTIIPSLNNIPILENITVKFTNPSDPRYNYPYFIQNYVVTTSIRNHILVASYDAMNPETIGNPALQRPEGVCNVSSVNEENYNFRILSVSPNPIDDEGYINYQLDHSGLVTMDIYNSLGQKILNVRNQFTEKGLWQANFSAANLPTGTYYCTLNFNGYTLTKALNVVR